acagtagcgggtgtgtgtgaagttattctgaatgacccaatgtgcaccttgaatattatatacccttttagggatagatttcaaatagctctgatatagcagaaaccactaaattatgaaattgctaaattgggaattgtatttcaacccagaacaagaaatgtgcttgaacggacactaaataactcgcccagctacagcactaaggacagatttagcgggatataaatttgaggcctagtatttaggcgctgggtgaccggtatggatttagtgacagaattagactgggatatggccaaaaaataaacagactattgctggttaaatgcacttggtgtgacagcttcaccctgatgtaggctttagccaaaaaacaaccacaccattgagggttaaatgcacttggtcgcagcttgtgctggcgcaccacaagacacaaaatggccgccgatcaccccagaaaaatgtgactgacaaacggtctgggcagcctaaaaacagtgagcaattgaggatcagcagctcaatgatccacagctgcagatcgatcagttaatcaagtcctttggaggagttaatctgcctaatctcgccctactgtcgcagccgcaacctctccctacgctaatcagagcagagtgacgggcggcgctatgtgactccagcttaaatagaggctgggtcacatggtgctctggccaatcacagccatgccaatagtaggcatggctgtgatggcctcttggggcaagtagtatgacgcttgttgattggctgctttgcagcctttcaaaaagcgccaagaaagcgtcacaaaagcgcgaagaaagcgacgaacaccgaacccgaacccggacttttacgaaaatgtccgggttcgggtccgtgtcacggacaccccaaaattcggtacgaacccgaactatacagttcgagttcgctcatccctaattatggccaaaaagttcaattttagtttcgtcagaccacagtacatttctccaaaaatgtaggtctttgttcatGTGTACATTTGCAAACAATAAAATGACTTTTTTGTtacttttggagtaatggcttcttcctggcagagtggcatctcagcccatgttgatacagtactcgtttcactgtggatattgacacaattttACCAGCtcccgccatcatcttcacaaggtctatTGCTTTTGTTcatgggttgatatgcacatgtcggaccaaagcatgttcatctctgggacacagaacccatctccttcctgagcggtatgatggctggacattcccatcttgtttgtacttgcgtataattgtttgtacagatgaacgagacaccctcaggtatcttgaaattacacccaaggttgagccagacttgtgcagatccataattctcttcctgatatcttggctgatttctttagactttcccatgatgctacacaatgaagcagtgtgtttcaggtgtgcatttaaatacatccacagatgTGTCTCTAAcacagatgttgccaacaaaccaaACAGACAAGCAAACAAACacaagcttccaaacacatgacaccATCAtgtgggcagtccagaattgtttaaaggcatagtaatcttagtgtatgtaaacttttgacattgcagagagtaataaaaatgccttaaaacattttctttctcattattctggcatttggcaaataataattatggtaatcctaattgaccaggAAAGGTTTATGCTGATTTCATGTTAGATGTTAAGAAAAACATGCATACGTGTCTTTTTATATTATGCAtttaaacttctggtttcaactgtacatACAGTGCATTGGTAGCCCAAGACACATCCTACTAGCCTTGTTTTTGGATTGGCCTGTGCTGTTCACATGAACAGTGCTTGCCAATCCAAGGGAAGGAGATagtgtcttgggctaccaaaAGCACTGTATGCAACAGGCAGTTTTAGGGgtggtgcagccatcttggatggcagaagaggagcccgGGAACTGGCATATCTGCAGCTAAAAATGATGAAAAGGAAGGCACAAAGTGTTCTGTCAATTCcccagttagggctcattcagacaaacatatgtgttttgcggtccgcaaattgcagatgcgTAAAACATGGATATCGGctcgtgtgtgttccgcaatttgcagccccatttaaattaatgggtctgcatgcgTTTAGCCATAGAGtaaaattataaaataaggggctGCCTGCAACTGTCCTTGTGGGAACAAGAGCTACATACTGGGTAATAAGTACTTTTGGTGCATGTTTTATACATATATAGAATGGAATAAATCTGTGCAGAATTTTCAGCCTATTTAAGATTAAACAAATGAACATGGAGATAATTCATTTCAATATTGTCTTGCtctatattgaatttttttttttttacactttggcagcatttcagcaaggaaaattttgatttttagtCGTTATCTTGGCCTGTAAGGTATGCTACGGTGCATGCCTCCACAATTTGTGTATCACAGGCACTCATTTACTTTGTATTGGAGTGGCTATTTTACACAAATTGGCATGAAGGGTGTTACATCTAtacaagaaacatagaaacatagaatgtgtcggcagataagaaccacttGGCCCATCTagactgcccaatatactaagtactatgaatagcccctggccctatcttatatgaaggatggccttatgcctatcccatgcatgcttaaactccttcactgtatttgcagctaccacttctgcaggaaggctattccatgcatccactactctctcagtaaagtaatacttcctgatattacttttaaacctttgcccctctaatttaaaactatgtcctcttgtagcagtttttcttcttttaaatattctctcctcttttaggcctcatgcacacaaccgtattttgtttccgtgtccgatcagtttttttgtgtggatacgatgcggacccattcatttcaatgtgtccgccAAAAACGCACACCATGtgttgtctgcatcagtatgtccgttccgttgctctgcccaaaaaatagtgcatgtcctatttttttctagtttgcggacaaggataggcattattacaatggatctgcaaaaaaacggatgccatacggaacgtcatccttttttttgcgaatccgccattttgcggaccgcaaaacacatacggtagtgtgcatgtagccttaccttgttgattccctttatgtatttaaaggtttctatcatatcccctctgtttcgtctttcttccaagctatacatgttcagGTCCTTTAATCTCTCTTTGGGGTTTTTGAATGCCTGTATCACGCACCATCTCATCATTAACTTATAAGTAATACAAATTAAATTATTCTTGTTTGTTAACTTAAAAATTGTACCGTACCCTTCACTGAATGCTCTGGCCTTTTCTAAGTCTTGGATTACATTTAACAGGATCTTAATCTTCTTTTGGTTTGACTGTAAGGATTCTTCTACAGTTTGTAGTTTAccttgtagagaacaaaactggcTATGTGACTTGTGTTGTGGGTTTGTCAGTTTGCCTTTATTATTTGCTTCATGTGGTATACCAATCTTTGGCAGGCTAGAGATACTGTCTGTGCAACCAGTAGTATCTGTGGTGTTTTTCTCAGATCCAGTAATGTCAGTTTCTTTAGTTTGTAATCTGGGAAGATTTGTAACTGTTTTCTGTTGGTGGCTGTGATTAGGTTGAAGCACAAACTCTTGGAGTTTCTCAGATTTGTCAGTCTGCTGGTGTTCAGAGTGAAAACAGTATGATAAATTGCTTTTAAAGGATGGGGTTAAAGTTAAAATCCTTTTACAttcaatgttgttgttttttggtaGCAACACCTTTTGTTTCAATGGAAAGAATATTTCTGCTTGTTTTGCATCAACACTAGTGATCGGTTTTACATGTACATGTGAAGGTTGTGAAATGTTTATATTGCTTTTTACAGAACATTCCAACGGAATATCAGAAGTCTTATACATTTGTAGGTCAGTATTTGACTTTTCTGTCTCTTCTATTGAGTTCTTGATTGGGTTATCTGGTAAATGGATTGAAACAGCGTCCTGCTCAAGCACTTCAGCAAATTGAAGTCCTGAGCACTTACTTATAGGTCCATTACTTTGTGTTTTAGGTACAGTATGTAATAGTGGAGAAGATCTTCTGACCCTTTTTAATTCCTCCTCAAATTGGTCACTTAGTTTAAGATGAGATATGGGGGTACCTATGTCATCATCTGATAGTTCACCATTAACCTGGGCACAGCTAGACTCTGTAAACAGTATGCCTTTAGGCGTTGTTTCTTTTGCCTTAAAATTTGGAATATGTTTCCTGAGACTAGGAGATGTTTGTATAGCAATATTTTGAATTCCTTTCTGTGATTGAGAACAAGTGAGCAAACGTATTGTTCTAGTGTGGGATTTCCCAGGCTTTCTATTGATTAGGGAGATATTATCACAATGGTTTTTACTTAATCCCACAAAGTCTTGTGCATCTTGAGTTGTGCTGTCCTCCTTAAATCTGACTTGCTGGGATTTGCTTTTATGGTGATTTGTTTGTTTTGTAGGATCTGAAGTATCAAAGCTTTTTCGTTTTAGGAGCACAGAACGAACTTTCATTGTTTGTTGTTCCATTGAGTTGCAGTGTACATTTGGCATTTAACTCGCTTCTTTGCGACTCATAGCAGTAGGTTACTGAAGTTGGTAACTCTGTCCTGTGTTAGTAACAGACTTAAAATAGTTAGCCGAAGAGTCCATTGTAGATGTATTTTCTTTGGTATTTCCAGACAACTCCATTTAAAGTTTTTGATTTTCTCATATACCTTACACTGATGTAATTTGTTTTAGCAGCATAAAAATGTATCAACAGTTGACCTATTGGTTTAGGTAATAATAACTTTGGATACATTTCTAAAACATCTTCCTAGAGTCCAATACTGCTCTAATGCTACTTTGCTGAATTTTGACCATGGCGCACACAGCACAGATGATGTAATTTAATTGCTGACATGAACAAATCAGTCACAAATGAATATGTAGATGTTTGTTAAAGTTTGGCATTTCATTAGCCATAAGGACATGTCCTGAAATACAAAATTATATTTGTTAGTTTAGATTTTGTCTATTAATTTTTGACACATTCAGTTTTTGTGGTAGGTTTTATGAGCATTGgagctgtttgtttatattttttacactgctaggtggaggtttCTGCCAAGCAGTGTTGCCAGTAATATTACTGGCACTAAtgagtgggctttagcgctgctctagttGCTTTACAGGCTAGGACAGCACTAAAGCTTGTCCATTAGTGACTTTGACTTCACTGGGCTTACTTCTAGGGGAAGCCTCCACCCAGCTTTacccagacaacccctgtaagtTTCCATTTTAAATAGCCTCTAacatttcaacaaactttgcataaatccaGTTTAATATAAGATTGCATTATCTTCACCTAGCAGCTCAACCTTACACCTCTCCCCTCTTAAGAACCTTCTATAAAAACCTTtttaatctgatccttcagtgaccAGTTTCTATTTTATGCTTCCCCCTGTTAAGAAAAAGAACCATGGGAGTAATATATTAAGACCGtcattttagatgccagtcttaataaacccaTGTGCTGGATCCACCaaggttagggctctttcacacttgcgttcttgtcttccggcatagagttccatcttcggggctctatgccggaagaatcctgatcaggattatcccaatgcattctgaatggagtgaaatctgttcaggatgcatcaggatgtcttcagttccggaacggaacgttttttggctggagaaaataccgcagcatgctgcgctttttgctccggccaaaaatcctgaagacttgacgcaaggccggatccggaattaatgcccattgaaaggcattgatccggatccggccttaagctaaacgtcgtttcggcgcattgccggatccgccatttagcttttttaaagtgtttaccatggctgccaggacgctaaattcctggcagccatggtaaagtgtagcggggagcgggggagcagcatacttaccgtccgtgcggctcccggggcgctccagagtgacgtcagggcgccccacgcacatggatgacgtgatcgcatggcacgtcatccatgcgcatagggcgctctgacgtcattctggagcgctccgggagccgcgcggactgtaagtataccgctcccccactccccgctcctactacggcaaccaggactttaatagtgtcctggctgccatagtaacactgaaagcattttgaagacggatccttcttcaaatgctttcagtacacttgcgtttttccagatccggcgtgtaattccggcaagtggagtacatgccggatccggacaacgcaagtgtgaaagaggccttatgtagAGGTGTCGGCTTCTATATAACTTCGGGACATCCACCACAATCAGACCAGTTGCACCACTGGTCTAAATCAATGCCAGCTtcattgctggcttaaatttagagcATTTTTGATGCcttaaacaggcgtagaaaatgataaaagaGATGGGCCTGCTGTCCCGTCTCCGTCCCCACCCACGCCATGCCTCTTTTTCAGACCTGGCGTTAGtgggaaaaagtcacagattacAGTGCAAATAaactttgtgctgcaatctgtgccagaaatatacCAAAATAGATGAATTTCTGTGAGTAAATGACCCCCGCCCCATATGTTTCAATGTGGTTCTGTCATGATACCTGGCACCAAAAATTCAGATTTTATAGCTGACCACTAACAATAGGAGGTATCAGCATTAATGCATGCCCAAGAAAAACCTGACACTAATATAGATGTGTAGTTCACTGTTGCCAGGCAAAGCCTTATTCCTATAAcataactttaaagggaacctgtcaccgggattttgtgtatagagctgagggcacgggttgctagatagccgctatcacatccgcaatacccagtccccatagctctgtgtgcttttattgtgtaaaaaaaacgatttgatacatatgcaaattaatataaaagagtcatatcttgcttgtgtgaccagagaagagtcatattttcaagtttttttacacaataaaagcacacagagctatggggattgggtattgcggatgtgctagcggctatctagcaacccatgtcctcagctctttacccaaaatccaggtgacaggttcccgttaATGAATATAGTTGAAAAACACATATAAATAAGTCCTCCACTGGAAAAAGATAGTGAGACATTATAAATACATTTAGATAAATATGCAAGCATACCATGTACTTTGCTAATGTAATAGCTGTTCAGCACTGCAACTCTAACAAATCAGTTTCAATATCAGCATTAATACACCAAACCGACTCTAGTGCGTTAGCTAGGTGGCAAAACTGCAAAGACTGTAAATCATGTGTGTGATTACTTACACACCAAGTTGGCATAgagaatggtaaaaaaaaattgggggggggggggatcaaatAAGCAAGCTGTGTTCTAGTTCATTAATATCTGTGAGTCGATCAACAAAATATTCACAAGTACTTTCaggttttttattatgttttccaGGTAGTGGTTGGCTCCCAGGCCTATCTTTAATACAGGAATGCAGAGCTTGCTTCTATCCCATTCCACACCCCCATATTCACATTTATGGGGGATAATTGTTGCATATATCTTCCACTGTTTCCACTGTTTCTTTGGAATGAGAATCCAAAAATAAATACTGGGTTTCACGCAGATAGTAATACTTGCCAGTAGTACTTGCTTACTCTACCAGATACCTTGAGTGTGCTGTCCCTTTAATGTGGAGGCTCCACCCTCAATAAGAGGGCCTTGAATCCTATTGACTAACCCTGATTTACCCTAACTCACCTTATATAAGATACCACATCAGGTGCATGTATTCAAAAAGCACCatctgtagtgggaagctgaaaaaaaaatccaaatcgggTGGGATtggaaaacaaaacacaattccaccacagtttgcTTTTTACAACATCCCTATGTGGTACAGTTGACCTGTTATCTTAACCCTCCagatcagtacgattacaaaTATGACACATTTGTATAgtgtttcttgtgttttaataattaaataaataaataaaaaactttgtaaaaaaaattattatttttctttccgTTATAACTTTTCTATATTTACATCTATGGAGCTGTATGAGAGCTCATTTTTGTTTGTGGGGGCAATTTATACTTTTCAGTGACCAGTTTGAAGTGTATGTGACTTTTAGATCGCTTTCATAAAATTATTTTgtggaggtgaagtgacaaaaaatggtgaattggccattttgaatttTATTTCCGTTATGCCATTCACCGTATCGGTTAAATGTTtttatattgtaaatgtttagtACGAGCGTTTTTGAATGCTGAAATGCCTAtgatgtttttatttaaattttaaggaatggggtgatttgaacttttatatttttttacattttcaaaatgttttccttttttttaagtcCTCGTAGGTGAGTATAACCAGTAATCATTAGATTGCAAATTATATTCTGTGATGGGTATTTATTCGTCACAGAACACAACATTTACTATATtctaatacagtgctgccacctccaggcatgtattggaatataccagtGATAGGTatcgaagcctcaagcaggctccgGTTTATCAATGTAATGTAACAGCTTCACCGATCTcagccgggggggggggttggggtggcAGGATTTTGTAGGCAATAGATGCATGGCATCTGGGGGACTAAATGTCTACAATTGACCTTATGgttgatcacagacattagccctggaGCCCTGGGCCTCTGTCgtctgaaacagcagaaaccccttACTATCTTTGAAGTGACGATTTCTGCCATATGGTGGTCATCAAGGAGCTAACAACTAAAAAAACTAACAACTGTCCATATTCTGTGACTGACTATGTGCTCcaaaaatcattatttttatttattttttccatttctgATGTGGAGAATTTTTCTTTGCTCTGCCTTGATAGGCCAATAAGCCCTAATATtatgcataataataaaaaataataaaaacagtccAAAGTAAGTGATCCCTTTTAAACTTATCATTTCATTCTTATGATTAAAAACATATAACTCATGTAATTgtgcaaaacaaaaataaattagcaaTCAGGAGGTTAATCACAGTTCATACATAAATCCTACTAAACAGAGTGCTAGCATGTTTCTGTAAAACCACCTAGTGCAATTTCTGCATTCCAAAATTACACTTAGTCCTTCCATCTCTATTTTTTTAATTGCCAGGACAGCGTATTACATGTTATTGATAGCCCTAAGCTAAAATTAATTTTGAATCAGTGACATTCACCCAGAAGATAGAATTTCATGACATCATGTAGTCTTCTAGCTCAGCAGTCTTCTAATGCTCCTTGCAATCTATTTTTGTATTATGGAAGGTGATTTTACCAGGGGGAACTGCATGTCTGTAGTTTGGCCTTTCATATGGTAATCTCTTCTGCAATAAAATGTAATCGACTAAATAAGCACTTGTTATAGTCTTCACTGCTAATGTTATCCATTATGTACATAAAAAGTAACATCTCACTGTAACTACATATATAGTTTATATATATCCTGTAGTGATCGATTATTAGCTGCTGTCAGGAAAAGAAattgcagattttattattttactgctAAAATGACTAGACCAACAAACAGAAATCCTGACCAAGCTAATTCAGTGAAGGTGTTGATTCCACTACACCTTCAGTAACAGTCATTCACTGAACAGCATACACAAGCATGCCCTGCTTCCCCTGAAATTCCACACTGCTCACTACAAGCTACTGTCTCACTTGCTGTGCAGTAAAAGAAAGCAGCAGATAAAATTAGCTGGAATCCCACACTGAAACTGCTTCCGGAAGATGGGTTCTTTTACTGCAGAACAGAGTAGTTTGTACTGAGTAGTGTGAGATTTAAGCAACAGCTGAGAAGAAAGCATACCAAAAGGAGCTtgtcaattaaccccttcaggacccggccatttttcaccttaaggaccaggccattttttgcaaatctgaccagtgtcaatttatgtggtgataactttaaaactcttttacttattcaggccattctgagatagttttctcgtcatgtattgtacttcatgacagtggttaaATTTTtgtcaaaattttttatttattttttcaaaaaaaaaatcaaaatttaccccaaattttgaaaagttagcaaatttccatttctctacttttatagcaattcctccaaaaatagttgttactttacatttcccatatgtctacttgaagtttggatcattttgtaaatgccattttattttttggggacgttagaaggcttagaagtttagaagcaaatcttgaaatttttcagaaaatttctaaaacccactttttcaggaccagtttaggtctgaagtcactttgtgaggcttacataatagaagccacccaaaaatgacccaattttgcaaactacacccctcaaggtattcaatttaaaaatgttacttttttggcagattttccatttgaatccaattTTTCCAGTTAAAAGAAAGGGTTAGCAGCTAAACAAAacgaaatatttattgccctgtttctgtagtttacagaaacacctcatatgtggtcgtaaactgttgttcgggcacacggcagggcgcagaaggaaagaaataccgtacggtttttggaaggcagactggttttttgacaccatgtcccatttgaagtccccctgatgcacccctagagtagaaactcccaaaaaataccccattttggaaactaagggataaggtggcagttttgttggtactattttagggtacaatagatttttggttgctctatattacacttgagaggcaaggtaacaagaaacagctgttttggcaccgttttaattttctgttatttacaacattcatctgacaggttagatcatgtggtatttttatagagcaggttgtcacggatgcgacaataccatatatgactactttttttggttgtttgtttcagttttacataacaaagcattaaaaaaaaaaaaagatttttttgtgtctccacattctgaaagccgcagtttatttttttgggggcgactgtcttgtgtaggggctaattttttgggggataagATTTTTTTacatggtttttatttttaattttttaaggggttcacctgagggattaggtcatgtgatatttttatagatcaggttcttacggacgtggcgatacctaatatgtcaattttttttatttatgtaagttttagccaatgatttcattttttaaacaaaaaaaaatcatgttttagtgtctccatagtctaagagccatagtttttgggcgattatcttaggtagggtatggtttttgcgggatgagacgatggttttattggcactattttgggatgcgtatgactttttgatcgcttgctattacactttttgtgatgtaaggtcgttacggacgtggcaataactaatatgtatacttttttatttactgaagttttacacaataacagcatttttaaaacaaaaaaaaatatgttttagtgtctccatattctgagctatagttttttttttttttttttcaggcgattgtcttaggtaggggctcattatttgcgggatgaggtgacggttagattggtactattttggcgggcatacgcctttttgatcgcttggtgttgtacttttagtgatgtaagctgacaaattttttatttatatttttatttagcacagtttcaattttttttattttcatctgagggtttaggtcatgtgatatgtttatagagtcggtcgatacagacatgtcgatacctaatattttgggaaaagggc
The Bufo gargarizans isolate SCDJY-AF-19 chromosome 2, ASM1485885v1, whole genome shotgun sequence genome window above contains:
- the INSYN2B gene encoding protein INSYN2B — protein: MPNVHCNSMEQQTMKVRSVLLKRKSFDTSDPTKQTNHHKSKSQQVRFKEDSTTQDAQDFVGLSKNHCDNISLINRKPGKSHTRTIRLLTCSQSQKGIQNIAIQTSPSLRKHIPNFKAKETTPKGILFTESSCAQVNGELSDDDIGTPISHLKLSDQFEEELKRVRRSSPLLHTVPKTQSNGPISKCSGLQFAEVLEQDAVSIHLPDNPIKNSIEETEKSNTDLQMYKTSDIPLECSVKSNINISQPSHVHVKPITSVDAKQAEIFFPLKQKVLLPKNNNIECKRILTLTPSFKSNLSYCFHSEHQQTDKSEKLQEFVLQPNHSHQQKTVTNLPRLQTKETDITGSEKNTTDTTGCTDSISSLPKIGIPHEANNKGKLTNPQHKSHSQFCSLQGKLQTVEESLQSNQKKIKILLNVIQDLEKARAFSEGRFYRTGQDLNNCSTCQSTACIIYSVEYDFRQQEERFLHILKKFDKVEANPILSPAPKPEPEIELTEKQEERKKFKKNKKKCFWWI